In the Hordeum vulgare subsp. vulgare chromosome 7H, MorexV3_pseudomolecules_assembly, whole genome shotgun sequence genome, one interval contains:
- the LOC123411927 gene encoding uncharacterized protein LOC123411927 isoform X1, whose amino-acid sequence MEAAARANEHERDPEWRRPLKKTNGVDPELGFGKDHAAGRLPPPPLRRHAPAPIFPRGAVSVSFSNGRWRWALPIERLREESPLVMEIPLDDIRRPQMRTRARSSQGAGAHGQHLRHRPPTERPLENGSSSTSVTTNGVDPLDLGKIMPSSGFLLRRRAAAPQRPSYQREKHGRAVRPRRLGLVLQWCRWALPIERLREESPLVMEIPLDDIRRPQMRTRARSSQGAGAHGQHLCHRPPKFSLM is encoded by the exons ATGGAAGCAGCAGCACGAGCAAATGAGCACGAGCGCGACCCCGAATGGCGTCGACCCCTAAAAAAAACGAATGGCGTCGACCCCGAGCTTGGATTTGGGAAAGATCATGCTGCCGGCCGGCTTCCTCCTCCACCGCTGCGCCGCCACGCCCCAGCGCCCATCTTCCCAAGGGGCGCCGTCTCGGTCTCGTTCTCCAATGGTAG GTGGAGATGGGCTCTCCCCATTGAGCGACTCAGAGAAGAAAGCCCTCTGGTGATGGAGATCCCGCTGGACGATATCCGGAGGCCGCAAATGCGAACACGTGCAAGATCCTCACAAGGTGCAGGAGCTCATGGACAGCATCTGCGTCATCGGCCTCCAA CAGAGAGGCCGCTGGAAAATGGAAGCAGCAGCACGAGCGTGACCACGAATGGCGTTGACCCCTTGGATTTGGGAAAGATCATGCCGTCGTCCGgcttcctcctccgccgccgcgccgccgccccccagCGCCCATCTTACCAGCGGGAGAAGCACGGGCGGGCGGTGCGGCCTCGCCGTCTCGGTCTCGTCCTCCAATG GTGCAGATGGGCTCTCCCCATTGAGCGACTCAGAGAAGAAAGCCCTCTGGTGATGGAGATCCCGCTGGACGATATCCGGAGGCCGCAAATGCGAACACGAGCAAGATCCTCACAAGGTGCAGGAGCTCATGGACAGCATCTGTGTCATCGGCCTCCAA AATTTTCGTTGATGTGA
- the LOC123411927 gene encoding uncharacterized protein LOC123411927 isoform X3, with protein MEAAARANEHERDPEWRRPLKKTNGVDPELGFGKDHAAGRLPPPPLRRHAPAPIFPRGAVSVSFSNGRWRWALPIERLREESPLVMEIPLDDIRRPQMRTRARSSQGAGAHGQHLRHRPPTERPLENGSSSTSVTTNGVDPLDLGKIMPSSGFLLRRRAAAPQRPSYQREKHGRAVRPRRLGLVLQWCRWALPIERLREESPLVMEIPLDDIRRPQMRTRARSSQGAGAHGQHLCHRPPST; from the exons ATGGAAGCAGCAGCACGAGCAAATGAGCACGAGCGCGACCCCGAATGGCGTCGACCCCTAAAAAAAACGAATGGCGTCGACCCCGAGCTTGGATTTGGGAAAGATCATGCTGCCGGCCGGCTTCCTCCTCCACCGCTGCGCCGCCACGCCCCAGCGCCCATCTTCCCAAGGGGCGCCGTCTCGGTCTCGTTCTCCAATGGTAG GTGGAGATGGGCTCTCCCCATTGAGCGACTCAGAGAAGAAAGCCCTCTGGTGATGGAGATCCCGCTGGACGATATCCGGAGGCCGCAAATGCGAACACGTGCAAGATCCTCACAAGGTGCAGGAGCTCATGGACAGCATCTGCGTCATCGGCCTCCAA CAGAGAGGCCGCTGGAAAATGGAAGCAGCAGCACGAGCGTGACCACGAATGGCGTTGACCCCTTGGATTTGGGAAAGATCATGCCGTCGTCCGgcttcctcctccgccgccgcgccgccgccccccagCGCCCATCTTACCAGCGGGAGAAGCACGGGCGGGCGGTGCGGCCTCGCCGTCTCGGTCTCGTCCTCCAATG GTGCAGATGGGCTCTCCCCATTGAGCGACTCAGAGAAGAAAGCCCTCTGGTGATGGAGATCCCGCTGGACGATATCCGGAGGCCGCAAATGCGAACACGAGCAAGATCCTCACAAGGTGCAGGAGCTCATGGACAGCATCTGTGTCATCGGCCTCCAAGTACCT AA
- the LOC123411927 gene encoding uncharacterized protein LOC123411927 isoform X2, whose amino-acid sequence MEAAARANEHERDPEWRRPLKKTNGVDPELGFGKDHAAGRLPPPPLRRHAPAPIFPRGAVSVSFSNGRWRWALPIERLREESPLVMEIPLDDIRRPQMRTRARSSQGAGAHGQHLRHRPPKRPLENGSSSTSVTTNGVDPLDLGKIMPSSGFLLRRRAAAPQRPSYQREKHGRAVRPRRLGLVLQWCRWALPIERLREESPLVMEIPLDDIRRPQMRTRARSSQGAGAHGQHLCHRPPKFSLM is encoded by the exons ATGGAAGCAGCAGCACGAGCAAATGAGCACGAGCGCGACCCCGAATGGCGTCGACCCCTAAAAAAAACGAATGGCGTCGACCCCGAGCTTGGATTTGGGAAAGATCATGCTGCCGGCCGGCTTCCTCCTCCACCGCTGCGCCGCCACGCCCCAGCGCCCATCTTCCCAAGGGGCGCCGTCTCGGTCTCGTTCTCCAATGGTAG GTGGAGATGGGCTCTCCCCATTGAGCGACTCAGAGAAGAAAGCCCTCTGGTGATGGAGATCCCGCTGGACGATATCCGGAGGCCGCAAATGCGAACACGTGCAAGATCCTCACAAGGTGCAGGAGCTCATGGACAGCATCTGCGTCATCGGCCTCCAA AGAGGCCGCTGGAAAATGGAAGCAGCAGCACGAGCGTGACCACGAATGGCGTTGACCCCTTGGATTTGGGAAAGATCATGCCGTCGTCCGgcttcctcctccgccgccgcgccgccgccccccagCGCCCATCTTACCAGCGGGAGAAGCACGGGCGGGCGGTGCGGCCTCGCCGTCTCGGTCTCGTCCTCCAATG GTGCAGATGGGCTCTCCCCATTGAGCGACTCAGAGAAGAAAGCCCTCTGGTGATGGAGATCCCGCTGGACGATATCCGGAGGCCGCAAATGCGAACACGAGCAAGATCCTCACAAGGTGCAGGAGCTCATGGACAGCATCTGTGTCATCGGCCTCCAA AATTTTCGTTGATGTGA
- the LOC123411926 gene encoding uncharacterized protein LOC123411926 has translation MDSIVNHGWTSSEVEEAWSLIARLNSNKIMYDDNDDKNKKHNYIVNSLHALFPSKTMKQVTNLYVDLAMEMHMIQQREGTRGSPQNSFTFCDPANVNYVLPGEENHASSTHGVYTMGGHVNENFGVREEATIMDNNGLSFGCAMEDTGITVTDEAPHMVDNNKMEVLENNISIDQPIFAPHQWGFWTGEEHSMGDLVNENYEVQEDKDTTMDDNGFSFRYALEDTRITKTEEAPMMVDENKMVVLENNTSTNRPVVASHQRKFWTKEEHKSFLYGLKVYGRGDWKNISKHFVTTKTPIQVSSHAQKFFKRIQQKASSGTKRYSINDVGLHDNELLPANNSSSPQQALSFTGLNNGPSFKLQAPTSSFTVMNNLAQCTPSIYNNQQVGQQPMWSEQQMMGSVAAVMDGVANYVPDGQQGSAYFYLGNV, from the exons ATGGATTCAATAGTCAACCATGGGTGGACCTCATCTGAGGTAGAGGAGGCATGGTCACTCATTGCTAGGCTCAACTCCAACAAAATCAtgtacgacgataacgatgacaagaacaagaagcACAACTACATTGTGAATTCTCTCCATGCCTTGTTCCCTTCAAAGACCATGAAACAGGTAACCAATCTTTACGTTGATCTCGCCATGGAAATGCATATGATCCAGCAGAGGGAGGGGACTCGTGGTAGTCCACAAAACAGTTTCACCTTTTGTGACCCTGCCAACGTTAACTATGTGTTACCGGGGGAGGAGAATCATGCTAGCAGCACACACGGTGTCTACACAATGGGTGGCCATGTGAATGAAAACTTTGGGGTACGAGAGGAGGCAACAATAATGGACAACAATGGATTGTCCTTTGGTTGTGCAATGGAGGATACGGGGATCACGGTGACGGATGAGGCACCACATATGGTAGACAACAACAAGATGGAGGTGTTGGAGAACAATATTTCCATAGATCAGCCAATTTTTGCCCCACATCAGTGGGGTTTTTGGACCGGCGAGGAACACAG CATGGGTGACCTTGTTAATGAAAACTATGAGGTACAAGAGGACAAGGATACAACCATGGATGATAATGGATTTTCATTTCGTTATGCACTCGAGGATACAAGAATCACGAAGACGGAGGAAGCTCCGATGATGGTAGACGAAAATAAGATGGTGGTGTTGGAGAACAATACTTCAACTAATCGACCAGTTGTTGCCTCACATCAACGAAAATTCTGGACCAAAGAGGAACACAA GTCATTTCTTTATGGCTTGAAAGTCTATGGTCGTGGCGACTGGAAAAACATATCCAAGCACTTCGTCACCACTAAGACCCCTATCCAAGTTTCAAGCCATGcacaaaagtttttcaagcgaATACAACAAAAGGCATCGTCAGGGACAAAGCGTTACAGCATCAATGATGTCGGGCTCCACGACAACGAGCTATTGCCAGCAAATAATAGTTCTTCCCCCCAGCAAGCCCTTTCTTTCACCGGGCTCAACAATGGCCCAAGCTTTAAGTTGCAGGCTCCGACGAGCTCGTTCACAGTCATGAACAATCTAGCTCAGTGCACCCCTTCCATTTATAATAATCAACAAGTGGGTCAGCAGCCAATGTGGAGTGAGCAGCAGATGATGGGTTCTGTTGCAGCTGTAATGGACGGGGTAGCAAACTATGTGCCTGATGGCCAACAAGGGTCAGCTTATTTTTATCTTGGCAACGTGTGA